From one Gemmobacter sp. genomic stretch:
- the yihA gene encoding ribosome biogenesis GTP-binding protein YihA/YsxC, translating into MQLTFPLADEPEDAAREKGRLLFAGPVDFVKGVVAMPGLPPADRVEFCFAGRSNVGKSSLINALTGRKNLARASNTPGRTQEINYFALGDSYYMVDLPGYGYAEAPVAIVAKWQALLKQYLAGRATLRRVFVLVDMRHGVKSVDQEILTLLDKSAVTFQVVLTKADKVNKATRDETIAQVQGALGKHPAAYPEIIITSSEKGEGLETLRAIIAGLG; encoded by the coding sequence ATGCAACTGACCTTTCCGCTGGCAGACGAGCCCGAGGACGCCGCCCGTGAAAAGGGCCGCCTGCTGTTCGCGGGGCCGGTCGACTTCGTCAAGGGTGTGGTCGCCATGCCCGGCCTGCCGCCGGCCGACCGGGTGGAATTCTGCTTTGCCGGCCGGTCGAACGTCGGGAAATCCAGCCTGATCAACGCGCTGACCGGGCGCAAGAACCTGGCGCGGGCGTCGAACACGCCGGGCCGGACGCAGGAAATCAACTATTTCGCGCTTGGCGACAGCTACTACATGGTCGACCTTCCGGGCTATGGCTATGCCGAGGCGCCGGTGGCCATCGTGGCGAAATGGCAGGCGCTGCTGAAGCAATACCTGGCCGGCCGCGCCACCCTGCGCCGGGTCTTCGTGCTGGTCGACATGCGCCATGGCGTGAAATCGGTGGATCAGGAGATCCTGACCCTGCTCGACAAATCCGCGGTGACCTTCCAGGTGGTGCTGACCAAGGCGGACAAGGTGAACAAGGCCACCCGCGATGAAACCATTGCCCAGGTGCAAGGCGCGCTTGGCAAGCATCCGGCGGCCTACCCGGAAATCATCATCACCTCGTCGGAAAAGGGCGAGGGGCTGGAAACCCTGCGCGCGATCATCGCCGGGTTGGGCTGA
- a CDS encoding MOSC domain-containing protein: MTARLRILCRHPLKGHGREELASVRLSAGQAMPWDRVWAVAHDAARLDPDGGWSRCLNFARGAKAPELMALESTLDEATGDLTLRHPDRGAITFRLGDAAQMARAVDWLRPLNPAGRAQPAQIVTASQPLTDSAWPSVSLLSLDTLDDLGARMGMTLSPHRFRGNLWVRGWQPWQEFDMIGQDIAVGPVRLRIRERITRCKATTVDPATGLVQGDTLAALQAGWDHQDFGVYAEVITGGPIALGDEVRPCN; the protein is encoded by the coding sequence ATGACCGCGCGGCTGCGGATCCTCTGCCGCCATCCGCTCAAGGGCCACGGACGCGAGGAACTCGCGTCCGTTCGCCTTTCGGCGGGGCAGGCGATGCCCTGGGATCGGGTCTGGGCCGTGGCGCATGATGCGGCGCGGCTGGACCCGGATGGCGGCTGGAGCCGCTGCCTGAACTTTGCCCGCGGCGCCAAGGCGCCGGAACTGATGGCGCTGGAAAGCACGCTGGACGAGGCGACGGGCGACCTGACCCTGCGCCATCCCGACCGCGGCGCGATCACCTTCCGGCTGGGCGATGCGGCGCAGATGGCGCGGGCGGTCGACTGGTTGCGCCCGCTGAACCCTGCGGGTCGCGCCCAGCCTGCGCAGATCGTCACCGCCAGCCAGCCGCTGACCGACAGCGCCTGGCCCTCGGTGTCGCTGCTGTCGCTGGACACGCTGGACGATCTGGGCGCCCGGATGGGCATGACCCTGTCGCCCCACCGCTTTCGCGGCAACCTGTGGGTGCGGGGCTGGCAGCCGTGGCAGGAATTCGACATGATCGGGCAGGACATCGCGGTCGGCCCGGTGCGGCTGCGCATCCGCGAACGCATCACGCGCTGCAAGGCCACTACGGTGGATCCGGCCACCGGCCTGGTGCAGGGCGATACGCTGGCCGCCTTGCAGGCCGGCTGGGACCATCAGGATTTCGGCGTCTATGCCGAGGTGATCACGGGCGGACCCATCGCCCTTGGGGACGAGGTGCGGCCATGCAACTGA